The Gammaproteobacteria bacterium genome contains a region encoding:
- a CDS encoding phytanoyl-CoA dioxygenase family protein: MSLIDSEVIRQYNDDGAAVVRGCISDHWLEILNDAIEHDIRDPGPFVHAYQAGSGGGRFHGNLRTWETEARFQDFCFNSPLPEMAAEILASAKINLLYDQLFVKEPGTPNRTRWHNDQPYWAMRGWQVLSFWVALDPVNKRSGALEFIPGSHRWGRWFQPETFGKGPGIEEYERNPDYEPIPDIESARERYGVISWDLSPGDVYVFHALTVHGAGGNCSGDVRRRGYAVRYTGDDVVYDARPGTNKGLRSGSHADGDPLDSPRYPVVWTR, from the coding sequence ATGTCACTCATCGACAGCGAGGTGATCCGGCAGTACAACGACGATGGTGCGGCCGTCGTCCGCGGCTGTATCAGCGATCACTGGTTAGAAATACTGAACGATGCGATCGAACACGATATTCGTGATCCGGGCCCGTTTGTTCATGCCTATCAGGCGGGATCTGGTGGAGGACGGTTCCACGGCAACCTACGGACTTGGGAAACCGAGGCGCGGTTTCAGGATTTCTGTTTCAACTCACCTCTGCCTGAGATGGCAGCGGAAATTCTTGCATCAGCGAAGATAAATCTTCTCTACGACCAACTGTTTGTAAAGGAACCTGGCACGCCGAACCGAACACGTTGGCACAACGATCAGCCTTATTGGGCCATGCGTGGCTGGCAGGTGTTGAGCTTTTGGGTTGCGCTGGATCCGGTCAACAAACGGAGCGGCGCACTCGAATTCATACCAGGTTCGCACCGCTGGGGGCGCTGGTTTCAACCCGAGACTTTTGGCAAAGGTCCGGGGATAGAAGAGTATGAACGTAATCCGGATTATGAACCGATACCCGATATTGAATCAGCCCGCGAACGTTATGGGGTTATCAGCTGGGATCTTTCCCCTGGCGACGTTTATGTTTTTCATGCGTTAACCGTTCACGGTGCCGGCGGCAATTGCAGTGGTGATGTACGGCGCCGCGGATATGCAGTGCGCTATACCGGTGACGATGTGGTTTACGATGCCCGCCCGGGGACCAATAAAGGTCTTCGATCCGGAAGCCATGCAGACGGTGATCCGCTGGATAGCCCCCGCTACCCAGTCGTGTGGACGAGGTAG